The Patescibacteria group bacterium genome window below encodes:
- a CDS encoding prepilin-type N-terminal cleavage/methylation domain-containing protein, with protein MPLDYNRQKGFGLIIILIAILIIAVIALGAMNRKGQIEQNKEVKNKAVEDLKNININLEKNNQEIQNNIK; from the coding sequence ATGCCGTTGGATTATAATAGACAAAAAGGCTTTGGTTTGATAATTATTCTAATTGCTATTTTAATAATTGCAGTTATTGCCTTAGGAGCGATGAATCGGAAAGGCCAAATTGAGCAAAACAAGGAAGTAAAAAATAAAGCAGTAGAAGATTTAAAAAATATAAATATTAATTTAGAAAAAAATAATCAGGAAATTCAGAATAATATTAAATAA
- the rpsG gene encoding 30S ribosomal protein S7: protein MRGKPVSKRKIQVDVKYNDPDIAKFINYIMERGKKTIAQKIVYACLDIIKETTKQDPRHVFNKALKQVSPLLEIRGRRIGGANYQIPHQVRGERRFNLGCRWIINAARARKGKSMAEKLSMEILDAAKGEGTAVKKRAEVHRMAEANKAFAHFSR from the coding sequence ATGAGAGGAAAACCAGTTTCCAAAAGAAAAATACAAGTAGACGTAAAATATAACGATCCGGATATCGCCAAGTTTATTAATTACATAATGGAACGGGGTAAAAAAACCATAGCGCAAAAAATTGTCTATGCTTGTTTGGATATTATTAAAGAAACGACCAAGCAGGACCCTCGGCATGTTTTCAATAAAGCTTTAAAGCAGGTTAGCCCGCTACTTGAAATCCGCGGCCGCCGCATCGGCGGAGCCAATTATCAGATTCCGCATCAAGTTAGAGGCGAACGCCGTTTTAATTTAGGCTGCCGCTGGATTATCAACGCGGCCCGGGCCAGAAAAGGCAAATCCATGGCGGAAAAGTTATCCATGGAAATTTTGGACGCGGCCAAAGGCGAAGGCACGGCCGTTAAGAAGAGGGCTGAAGTCCACCGCATGGCCGAAGCCAATAAAGCTTTCGCGCATTTCTCAAGATAA
- a CDS encoding MvaI/BcnI family restriction endonuclease encodes MQKWTLTKIKYALKELSEKGWIKSNRLHNTGIGKTLEDYLGITENNIALPDFGVMELKSQRAGTASMMTLFTKKPEGITNAEILEKFGYPDPEYPKHKILHQTIANGKKNARGFRCKIDEKAGKLLILKNRTILGYYELEFLRNKAIEKIGNGLILVFADCKKKNGEEYFHYEEAWLLKDIDPAQFLKLSKYDIRLGVYRSGKNAGKPHDHGSAFRLTRLSEKTFPLLFKTHRRIL; translated from the coding sequence ATGCAAAAGTGGACACTAACAAAAATTAAATATGCGCTTAAAGAATTATCCGAAAAGGGATGGATAAAATCTAATCGCTTGCATAATACGGGAATTGGTAAAACTCTTGAGGATTATCTTGGAATTACCGAAAACAATATCGCCCTACCAGATTTTGGCGTGATGGAATTGAAATCGCAAAGGGCTGGTACTGCTTCCATGATGACTCTTTTTACCAAAAAGCCAGAGGGTATTACAAACGCGGAGATATTGGAAAAATTTGGCTACCCTGATCCAGAATATCCAAAACACAAAATTTTGCATCAAACTATTGCGAATGGAAAGAAAAATGCTCGGGGCTTCCGCTGTAAGATTGATGAAAAAGCTGGTAAATTATTAATACTTAAAAATAGGACTATCCTTGGATATTACGAATTAGAATTTTTGCGAAATAAAGCCATAGAGAAAATAGGAAACGGTCTGATTCTCGTTTTTGCTGACTGTAAGAAAAAAAATGGAGAAGAATATTTTCATTATGAAGAAGCCTGGTTGCTCAAAGATATAGATCCGGCGCAATTTCTTAAACTATCAAAATACGACATACGACTCGGTGTTTACCGAAGTGGTAAAAATGCAGGTAAACCACACGATCATGGCTCGGCTTTTCGCCTAACCCGCCTTTCGGAAAAAACATTTCCGTTATTGTTTAAAACTCATAGGCGAATTCTTTAA
- a CDS encoding HAD-IC family P-type ATPase, with amino-acid sequence MENNWHAKLGLDILKQLQSDNSGLSLEAAADRLKKYGENRLLEIKVDSLVVIFFRQFQSPLIYILFIASLIIFAMAEIIDGSIILAILIFNAIIGTIQEGKAQNTLSALKKFVETKAMVLRQGREMIIPDSEVVPGDIIILQEGEKVPADARVISSHNLNIDESMLTGESESVHKTEEVIKKNNLLISEQKNMVFKGTYVLSGNGKAIAVETGLNTVIGKIAKEIQAIDTEMPFKTNVRYLTRLIVMAVSGISVLLFLSGLASGKLMADMFMTVVSLVVSIIPEGLPIVMTLVLASGVWKMSKQNVLIKKLQAVEALGQARIIAVDKTGTITNNEMVVQKIYLAGKLFEVGGSGYEPKGEVKLEKKAVCLPNHPELLLAGRIAVFCSNARIMFDENSKKWSVAGDPTEAAMNIFGQKLGFSKDQLEEESPLMVDLPFDYKLKYHATVHRLDGKKFLAVAGAPEEILKLSQKISRDGQNSPLKDKEKEELESVFLEMSKKGMRVVALAGNFVDGDVLKAEEINNLTFVGFLGMRDSLREGVAEAIKKIISANIRVVMITGDHKNTALAIAKEAGIYRSGDIILTGQEIDSLTDKSLKEKISACSVFARVTPGHKLRIIQAYKARGEIIAMTGDGVNDAPSLVAADLGIAMGRIGTEVAKEASDIVLLDDNLINIISAVEEGRNIYKTIKRVILYLFSTSVGEVLTIAGSLAIVLPLPLLPSQIIWLNFVTDGFLDVALAMEPKEKGLAQRKFERPKKWIVDGLMARRIFLMAVPMAIGALWLFSLYFEADLAKAWTISLTTLAVFQWLNAWNCRSEEKSLFQMNPFTNKSLVGITLVVVILHFLAVYHPVMQKIMRTVPLELSDWLLIIPVASSIIVVEEIRKFFYRRKLNKL; translated from the coding sequence ATGGAAAATAATTGGCACGCGAAATTAGGGCTTGATATTTTAAAGCAGCTGCAGTCTGATAATAGCGGCTTAAGCTTAGAAGCGGCGGCGGACAGGCTGAAAAAGTATGGCGAAAATAGGCTATTGGAAATTAAAGTTGACAGCCTGGTGGTTATTTTTTTCCGCCAATTTCAAAGTCCGTTAATTTATATTTTGTTTATTGCTTCTTTAATAATTTTTGCCATGGCGGAAATTATTGACGGTTCAATTATTTTAGCCATTTTGATTTTTAATGCCATCATCGGCACCATTCAGGAAGGCAAAGCGCAAAATACGCTTTCGGCTCTTAAAAAATTCGTGGAAACAAAAGCTATGGTTTTGCGCCAAGGCAGAGAAATGATTATTCCTGACAGCGAAGTCGTGCCCGGGGATATTATAATTTTGCAAGAAGGAGAGAAGGTGCCGGCTGACGCGCGCGTCATTTCTTCGCATAATTTGAATATTGACGAATCCATGCTTACCGGCGAATCAGAATCAGTGCATAAGACTGAGGAAGTTATTAAGAAAAATAATTTGCTCATATCGGAACAGAAAAATATGGTGTTTAAGGGAACTTATGTTTTATCCGGCAACGGCAAGGCGATTGCGGTAGAAACCGGTTTAAATACTGTTATCGGTAAAATAGCTAAAGAAATTCAGGCCATAGATACGGAAATGCCCTTTAAAACTAATGTTAGATATTTAACCCGTTTAATTGTTATGGCGGTTTCCGGCATTAGCGTTTTATTATTTTTGTCCGGCTTGGCTTCGGGAAAATTAATGGCTGATATGTTTATGACGGTGGTTTCTTTAGTAGTTTCCATAATTCCCGAAGGTTTGCCGATTGTTATGACGCTAGTGTTGGCCAGCGGCGTTTGGAAAATGAGTAAACAGAATGTTTTAATAAAAAAGCTGCAAGCGGTTGAAGCTTTGGGCCAGGCGCGGATTATCGCGGTGGATAAGACTGGAACAATTACCAACAATGAAATGGTGGTGCAAAAAATTTATTTGGCAGGCAAGTTATTTGAAGTCGGCGGCTCGGGCTATGAGCCTAAAGGAGAGGTTAAGCTTGAGAAAAAGGCGGTTTGTCTGCCTAACCATCCCGAACTATTGTTGGCCGGCCGGATTGCCGTTTTTTGTTCCAACGCGCGCATTATGTTTGATGAAAATTCCAAAAAGTGGAGCGTGGCCGGCGATCCGACTGAGGCGGCCATGAATATTTTCGGGCAAAAACTTGGGTTTAGTAAAGATCAATTAGAAGAAGAATCACCTTTAATGGTTGATTTGCCTTTTGATTATAAGCTTAAATATCATGCTACGGTTCATAGGCTGGACGGCAAGAAATTTTTAGCCGTGGCCGGCGCTCCGGAAGAAATTTTAAAACTTAGTCAAAAAATTTCTCGTGACGGCCAGAACTCACCGCTTAAGGATAAAGAGAAAGAAGAATTAGAATCGGTATTTTTAGAAATGTCAAAAAAAGGCATGCGCGTAGTGGCTTTGGCCGGAAATTTCGTAGATGGAGATGTATTAAAAGCGGAAGAAATCAATAATTTAACTTTTGTCGGATTTTTAGGCATGAGAGATTCGCTCCGCGAGGGCGTGGCCGAGGCTATTAAAAAAATAATTTCAGCCAATATCCGCGTGGTCATGATTACCGGCGACCATAAAAATACGGCGTTAGCGATCGCTAAAGAAGCGGGCATCTACCGTTCCGGCGATATTATTTTAACCGGCCAAGAAATAGACTCCTTAACCGATAAGAGCCTAAAGGAAAAAATTTCGGCTTGTTCGGTTTTCGCCAGAGTAACGCCGGGCCATAAATTAAGAATTATCCAAGCTTACAAAGCGCGCGGAGAAATTATCGCTATGACCGGCGACGGCGTTAATGACGCGCCTTCGCTAGTAGCCGCCGATTTAGGCATTGCCATGGGCAGGATTGGCACCGAAGTGGCTAAAGAAGCTTCCGATATAGTGCTGCTTGACGATAATTTAATTAACATAATTTCCGCGGTTGAAGAGGGCCGCAATATTTATAAAACGATTAAAAGAGTAATTCTTTATCTTTTTTCAACCAGTGTAGGCGAAGTTTTAACCATTGCCGGGTCTTTAGCCATTGTTTTGCCTTTGCCTTTGCTGCCGTCGCAAATTATCTGGTTAAATTTTGTCACCGACGGTTTTCTTGATGTAGCGCTGGCCATGGAACCAAAAGAAAAAGGGCTTGCGCAGAGAAAATTTGAACGGCCGAAAAAATGGATAGTCGATGGCTTAATGGCGCGGAGAATATTTTTAATGGCCGTGCCCATGGCTATAGGCGCTCTTTGGCTTTTTAGCTTATACTTTGAAGCGGATCTTGCTAAAGCTTGGACAATTTCCCTGACAACTTTAGCCGTTTTTCAATGGCTTAACGCCTGGAACTGCCGTTCTGAAGAAAAATCACTTTTTCAAATGAATCCTTTTACCAATAAATCTTTGGTCGGCATTACGCTGGTTGTGGTAATTTTACATTTTTTAGCCGTCTATCATCCGGTAATGCAAAAAATTATGCGTACCGTACCGCTAGAATTATCCGATTGGCTGCTTATCATTCCGGTGGCGTCCTCTATCATAGTGGTTGAAGAAATTAGAAAATTTTTTTATCGCAGAAAATTAAATAAACTTTAA
- a CDS encoding YkgJ family cysteine cluster protein: MNKFSGGSPVLRNIKIKELSCDGCTVCCEYISIFIEKPKTADDLDEIRWFFLHGMNIYVDEDGWFVEVPSRCRELGPDGLCKIYQTRPDVCRLYNQKECERYAGDAGLIRFENYQDFLRYAGENKELSEICRAAGFKK; this comes from the coding sequence ATGAATAAATTTTCCGGCGGTTCGCCGGTGCTTCGCAATATAAAGATAAAAGAATTGTCGTGCGACGGCTGTACCGTCTGCTGCGAGTATATTTCAATATTTATAGAGAAGCCGAAAACCGCGGATGATTTAGATGAAATCAGATGGTTCTTTTTGCATGGCATGAATATTTATGTGGATGAGGACGGTTGGTTCGTTGAAGTGCCGAGCCGCTGTCGAGAGCTCGGGCCGGACGGCTTATGTAAGATATACCAAACCAGGCCGGATGTCTGCCGACTTTACAATCAAAAAGAATGCGAAAGATACGCCGGCGACGCCGGCTTGATACGTTTTGAAAATTATCAAGACTTTCTGCGTTATGCCGGAGAAAACAAGGAATTATCGGAAATATGCCGGGCGGCCGGCTTTAAAAAATGA
- a CDS encoding AI-2E family transporter: MAISNEAKNQKPQFYFLLALLAGTLILSFFVLRPFVSVFILAVIFTVVFQPLYRKILKYSFNHEGLAALLTTIIVAVIILTPLIFLSVKILQELRQLYVSLIENGGKDNFINIFNSLSENFRHYFLLPKEFSIDFGQYFKEGLNWLLNNLGGLFSNFASILVTSFIFLFSFYYLLKDGQKLKQAIIKYSPLDDTDDEMILNKLELAISSVVKCNFTIAFLQGFLSTVGFMIFGLPNAILWGVAAAIAALVPSVGTSLVFIPAIILMFASGHLFSAVGLLFWGILAVGLIDNFLGPKLIGRGMKLHPLLVLFSVIGGAVFLGPIGFILGPITLSLLFALLHIYFYIINNKK, from the coding sequence ATGGCTATTTCCAACGAAGCAAAAAATCAAAAACCGCAATTTTATTTTTTGCTGGCCTTATTGGCCGGAACTTTGATTTTGTCATTTTTTGTCTTGCGCCCGTTTGTTTCAGTTTTTATTTTAGCCGTGATTTTTACGGTTGTCTTTCAGCCGCTGTACCGCAAGATATTAAAATATTCTTTTAATCATGAAGGCCTGGCCGCGCTGCTCACGACGATTATCGTGGCGGTTATTATTTTAACGCCCTTGATTTTTTTAAGCGTGAAAATTTTGCAGGAATTGCGCCAGCTTTATGTCTCTTTAATAGAAAACGGCGGTAAAGATAATTTTATTAATATTTTTAACAGCTTGTCGGAAAATTTTCGCCATTATTTTCTTCTGCCGAAAGAATTTTCCATTGATTTCGGGCAATACTTTAAAGAAGGCTTGAATTGGCTCTTAAATAATTTAGGCGGTTTATTTTCCAACTTCGCCAGCATTTTGGTAACTTCTTTTATTTTCTTGTTTTCATTTTATTATTTGTTAAAAGACGGGCAAAAGCTTAAGCAGGCGATCATAAAATACAGCCCTTTGGACGATACTGACGATGAGATGATTTTAAATAAGCTGGAGCTAGCCATCAGCTCGGTTGTTAAATGTAATTTTACTATCGCTTTTTTGCAGGGTTTTTTATCCACTGTCGGTTTTATGATTTTTGGCCTGCCTAATGCCATTCTTTGGGGCGTGGCCGCGGCCATAGCGGCTTTAGTCCCGAGCGTCGGCACTTCGCTGGTATTTATTCCGGCTATTATTTTAATGTTCGCCAGCGGGCATCTATTCTCCGCGGTCGGCTTGTTGTTTTGGGGGATATTAGCCGTCGGCCTGATAGATAATTTTTTAGGCCCGAAGCTTATCGGCCGCGGCATGAAACTGCATCCTTTGTTAGTTCTTTTTTCAGTTATCGGCGGCGCGGTTTTTCTCGGCCCCATCGGTTTTATTTTAGGCCCGATTACTTTAAGCCTGCTTTTTGCCTTACTGCATATTTACTTTTATATTATAAATAATAAAAAATAA
- a CDS encoding nucleotidyltransferase, which translates to MAIPESQLTTWSNQGAVTTSAAVYNSVRTAIESNSSPLNDQLDNIEIYLQGSYSNKTNIFAESDVDIVVQYNHTFKRNITNLPVDQQRAYLNSYSNASYLWQHFKADVLRALELYFGVQRVKCGNKAIKVIFPNSRITADVIPALHYREYTRFNSVGNEHYFDGISFEDSAGNQIINFPKEHRKNSEDKNASHRANQWYKPTVRIFKNARSHLVDLGKISEDSAPSYFVESMVYNVPDNLFGQNYELTVQNSINFLYQHQFNKFICPNHQHLLFGDESVHWDSDNMTHFLKELIVLWNNW; encoded by the coding sequence ATGGCAATACCAGAATCACAACTAACAACATGGTCAAATCAAGGAGCGGTTACCACTTCCGCCGCTGTTTATAATTCTGTGCGAACGGCGATTGAATCAAATAGTTCCCCCTTGAATGACCAATTAGACAATATTGAAATCTATTTGCAGGGTTCGTATAGTAATAAAACTAATATATTTGCGGAAAGCGATGTTGATATAGTAGTGCAATATAATCATACATTTAAAAGGAATATCACCAACCTGCCGGTAGACCAACAAAGAGCTTACTTAAACAGCTATTCTAATGCCTCATATCTTTGGCAACATTTTAAAGCCGATGTACTGAGGGCTTTAGAATTATATTTTGGGGTACAAAGAGTAAAATGCGGAAACAAAGCGATTAAAGTTATTTTCCCAAATAGCAGAATTACAGCCGATGTCATTCCTGCCTTACATTATCGAGAATATACAAGGTTTAACTCTGTCGGCAACGAGCATTATTTTGACGGGATTTCATTTGAAGATTCGGCGGGCAATCAAATTATTAATTTTCCTAAGGAGCATAGGAAAAATAGTGAAGATAAAAACGCGTCTCACCGAGCAAACCAGTGGTATAAACCAACAGTAAGGATATTTAAAAATGCGAGAAGCCATTTAGTTGATCTTGGAAAAATTTCGGAAGATTCCGCCCCCTCTTATTTTGTTGAATCAATGGTCTACAATGTCCCCGATAATTTATTTGGTCAAAATTATGAGTTAACGGTTCAAAATTCCATAAATTTTTTATACCAACACCAATTCAATAAATTTATTTGCCCTAACCATCAACATTTATTGTTTGGCGATGAATCCGTCCACTGGGATTCAGACAATATGACCCATTTTTTAAAAGAATTAATTGTCTTGTGGAACAACTGGTAA
- the lexA gene encoding transcriptional repressor LexA — translation MITKRQKQVLDFITSFQKKNDFSPSLEEIKKHFKLSSVSTAHHHVKKLQEAGYLRKEQNQPRAVSTRNEKTTIEVPLMGTIAAGQPIEAIEIPGETITVSKDEVGKYGNNYALRVQGNSMIDEGIFDGDIVIIRKQEYADNGQTVVAIIDDNEATLKKLYKEKNRIRLQPANPTLFPIYRDEVEIRGVVVKIIRNLETQIEKEKAKDEKYVRRIDYSWDYKGEKTKSYTHGIHTYPAMFIPQVARRLLENYSQAGEIICDIFCGSGTALVESKLLGRDAYGIDLNPLAIFLAKAKTTPIDPAELTKEYFKLLAKIERVEDAEIKKPNFNNIDFWFKEKVIIQLAKIKQAILRIKDENIRNYFIVSFSETARLSSNTKNGEFKLVRIKKEKLENYSPDVLGIFKKKTEANIKGMTEFYKDVNKKARTKIIYGDSSKTNDIKDNSIDCIITSPPYGDSRTTVAYGQFSRLSAQWIDIFEDPNKASGVDNELLGGRATKTLEHALDSKYLKDSLNKIAKIDEKRAKDVLSFYIGLNDCLRQAYKILKSKKYFCLVVGNRLVKQVRIPTDFIIAELGEKIGFTCEDVFVRNIPGKRMPIKNSPTNIVGALEETMNKESIVILRKN, via the coding sequence ATGATCACAAAACGACAAAAACAAGTGCTTGATTTTATAACTTCTTTTCAAAAAAAGAATGATTTTTCGCCTTCTCTTGAGGAAATTAAAAAACACTTTAAGTTATCCTCTGTTTCCACGGCTCATCATCATGTTAAAAAGCTCCAAGAAGCTGGCTATCTGCGAAAAGAGCAAAACCAGCCACGGGCGGTCTCAACCAGAAATGAGAAGACAACAATTGAAGTTCCGCTAATGGGAACAATAGCGGCCGGACAGCCAATTGAAGCAATTGAAATTCCCGGCGAAACAATAACTGTTTCAAAAGACGAGGTCGGAAAATACGGAAATAATTACGCTTTGCGCGTGCAAGGAAATAGTATGATTGACGAAGGAATTTTTGATGGCGATATTGTAATTATTAGAAAACAAGAATACGCCGATAATGGACAAACCGTCGTCGCGATTATAGACGATAACGAAGCTACGCTTAAAAAATTATATAAAGAAAAAAATCGTATTAGATTACAGCCGGCAAATCCTACCCTTTTTCCTATATATAGAGATGAAGTTGAAATTAGGGGCGTTGTCGTAAAAATCATTAGGAATTTAGAAACGCAAATTGAAAAAGAAAAAGCCAAAGACGAAAAATACGTTAGAAGAATTGATTATTCTTGGGACTATAAAGGAGAAAAAACAAAATCATATACTCATGGAATACATACATACCCGGCAATGTTTATTCCGCAAGTCGCTAGACGACTCTTAGAAAATTATAGTCAAGCGGGAGAAATAATTTGTGATATTTTTTGCGGGTCCGGTACCGCGCTGGTTGAAAGCAAACTCTTAGGCAGGGATGCTTATGGCATTGACCTAAATCCGTTGGCAATATTCTTGGCCAAAGCCAAAACAACGCCAATTGACCCCGCAGAGCTCACAAAAGAGTATTTTAAACTTCTTGCTAAAATTGAAAGAGTTGAAGATGCGGAAATAAAAAAACCAAATTTTAATAATATTGATTTTTGGTTTAAAGAAAAAGTTATAATTCAATTGGCAAAAATCAAACAGGCAATTTTAAGAATAAAAGACGAAAATATACGAAATTATTTTATAGTTTCATTTAGCGAAACCGCGCGGCTGTCGTCAAACACAAAAAATGGTGAATTTAAACTCGTTAGAATTAAAAAAGAAAAACTAGAAAATTATAGTCCTGATGTCTTAGGAATTTTTAAAAAGAAAACTGAAGCGAACATTAAGGGAATGACTGAATTTTACAAAGATGTAAATAAAAAGGCTCGGACCAAAATAATTTACGGCGATTCCTCAAAAACCAACGACATAAAAGACAATTCAATTGATTGTATTATAACTTCTCCACCTTACGGAGATTCGAGAACTACAGTCGCCTATGGCCAGTTTTCTCGCCTCTCCGCGCAATGGATAGATATTTTTGAAGACCCTAACAAGGCATCGGGAGTTGATAACGAATTGTTGGGTGGAAGAGCGACTAAAACTTTAGAGCACGCGCTTGATTCAAAATATTTGAAAGATTCTTTAAATAAAATTGCCAAAATAGACGAAAAGAGAGCTAAAGACGTTTTAAGTTTTTATATTGGCTTAAACGATTGCTTAAGACAAGCATATAAAATATTAAAATCTAAAAAATATTTTTGTCTCGTTGTTGGCAATCGGCTAGTAAAACAAGTACGAATACCAACTGATTTTATTATTGCCGAGTTGGGAGAAAAAATAGGCTTTACCTGCGAAGATGTTTTTGTCAGAAATATCCCCGGCAAAAGAATGCCAATAAAAAACTCGCCGACAAATATTGTTGGGGCATTGGAGGAAACGATGAATAAAGAGAGCATCGTAATTCTCCGTAAAAATTAA
- a CDS encoding helix-turn-helix transcriptional regulator yields MGKTIYSKDHKFLVEQLKKARIKAGLDQGKAAELLGKTQSYISKIEAGQRRIDIVTLKEFARIYKKNLSSFIK; encoded by the coding sequence ATGGGTAAAACAATTTATTCAAAAGATCACAAATTTTTAGTTGAACAATTAAAAAAAGCCCGAATTAAAGCTGGGCTTGACCAAGGGAAGGCAGCGGAACTATTAGGAAAAACTCAATCCTACATTTCTAAAATTGAAGCAGGGCAGAGGCGTATAGACATCGTTACGCTAAAAGAGTTTGCGAGGATTTATAAGAAGAATTTATCTTCTTTCATTAAATAA
- a CDS encoding site-2 protease family protein, which produces MNMIFALIIIFFSAIIHEYMHGWMADYLGDPTARDQGRLTLNPIAHIDIWGSIVMPALIFIGTGGGLIFGYAKPVPFNPYNLRDQKYGVAKVALAGPLANLITALFFGLFLRFVPGLNLVMISFLAAIVQINLVLMIFNLLPIPPLDGSKVILPFLPYEWQMKLLKFEQFGFAFVLLFVFFGFSLIIPIINFLFKLIVGI; this is translated from the coding sequence ATGAATATGATCTTCGCTTTAATTATAATATTCTTTTCCGCCATTATTCATGAATATATGCATGGCTGGATGGCTGATTACTTAGGCGATCCGACGGCGCGCGATCAAGGCCGTTTAACCTTAAATCCAATCGCCCATATTGATATTTGGGGTTCAATCGTCATGCCGGCGTTGATTTTTATCGGTACGGGCGGCGGGCTTATTTTCGGCTACGCCAAGCCCGTGCCTTTTAATCCCTATAATCTGCGCGACCAGAAATACGGCGTGGCCAAAGTAGCCTTAGCCGGGCCGCTGGCCAATTTAATTACCGCCTTATTTTTCGGTTTATTTTTAAGATTCGTGCCCGGGCTTAATCTGGTAATGATAAGTTTTTTAGCCGCTATCGTCCAAATTAATTTAGTCTTGATGATATTTAATCTCTTGCCTATACCGCCCCTGGACGGCTCAAAGGTAATACTGCCGTTTTTGCCTTATGAGTGGCAGATGAAATTATTAAAATTTGAGCAATTCGGCTTTGCTTTTGTTTTGCTTTTCGTCTTTTTCGGCTTTTCCCTAATCATACCGATTATTAATTTTTTGTTTAAGCTGATAGTGGGAATTTAA
- a CDS encoding L28 family ribosomal protein: MAKKCDVCGRGSTKDASRSHSNIKTIKRQYINLQVKKINGKSLAVCAKCIKTMAKK, from the coding sequence ATGGCAAAAAAATGCGATGTCTGCGGACGAGGTTCAACTAAAGACGCCTCCAGGTCCCATTCCAATATTAAAACCATTAAAAGGCAGTATATCAATCTTCAGGTAAAAAAAATCAACGGCAAAAGCCTGGCCGTCTGTGCCAAATGCATCAAGACTATGGCGAAAAAATAA
- the rpsL gene encoding 30S ribosomal protein S12, giving the protein MPTFNQLVRKGRKSSKTKTKSPALQSTLDTLHRKRTELPKGAPFKRGVCLKVTTTTPKKPNSALRKIARVRLSNGMEVTAYIPGVGHNLQEHSIVLLKGGKTKDLPGVRYKIIRGVYDTQGVEGRRQSRSCYGAKTPKQ; this is encoded by the coding sequence ATGCCAACATTCAACCAATTAGTCCGCAAAGGCAGAAAGTCATCAAAAACTAAAACCAAATCGCCGGCGCTGCAGTCAACGCTGGATACTTTGCATAGAAAAAGAACCGAATTGCCCAAAGGAGCTCCTTTTAAGCGCGGGGTTTGTTTAAAGGTGACCACGACTACGCCGAAAAAGCCTAACTCGGCTTTAAGAAAAATCGCCCGCGTTAGATTGTCCAACGGCATGGAAGTAACCGCCTACATTCCCGGCGTCGGCCATAATTTGCAAGAGCATTCCATTGTTTTATTAAAAGGCGGGAAAACCAAAGATTTGCCCGGCGTCAGATATAAAATAATCCGCGGTGTTTATGATACCCAGGGAGTTGAAGGCCGAAGGCAAAGCCGCAGCTGCTATGGAGCTAAAACACCTAAACAATAA